CGGTGGTGCCCGCGGACGCGGGTGCCGTCGCGGCGGTAGTGGGGGCGTACGTAGGTCGTCGGTCCGGTGGGGACCGGGCGTGGCCGGGATGTGGTGCGTCGGGGTGCCGTACGGGGCTGTGCGGTGCGCGGCCGGGTGCGGCGGTTGTGGCCTTTGACGTAGGTGCCGTCGCGGCGGTAGTGGGGGCGTACGTAGGTCACGGGCGGTCCTCGGCGGTGAGAGGGGGCGATGCCCCCAGGCGGGGCCGGGTGTTCCTCGGCGCAACATTCGACGGTAGCGACCGGCACTGACAGTCCAGGGCGGCCAACTCATCGACTGTGCGCGGCCGTTGGGCTCAGCCAGCGATTTTCAGACGGGTGATCCCGACAGCGGACCGACTGTCAGTGCCGGGTGCTGTCATGAAAGCGGCGGAGAACGGCAGACGAGGGGGAAATGTGCCCGGGAACAGGGGATACGAAGATGCCGATCACACCGGCCGGAATGGGCGCGGGACGCTGCGCGCCCTGGTGGCGGGGGACTTACGGTGAGCCCGCGTCGGCGGCGGCGCAAGAGCGATGAAGATCTGCTCGTCGCGCTGGGCGGGGTCGTGGTCGTCGGGTTGGTGCTGGTCAAGGTCGGAGAGTGGGTGTGGGCGCACTGGTGGGTCCTGGTCGTACTCGGCCTGCTGGCGCTTCTCGTCCTCGCGGGCTGGATCTACCGGCAGGTTGACCAGATGCGGACCGCGCAGCTGCGGGTTGAGGGCCTGACCTACTCGCTCGGCCAGCTGGATGCCATGCACCACAGCACCTTCGAGAACGCCGTGCGTGACCTGCTGGCCCGGGACGGCTCCCGCGACGCGCTGCGCTGCGGCGGCCGGGGTGACCTCGGCGCCGACGTGAAGGGGCACGATCCGCTCGGTCGGCTGTGGGTGATCCAGTGCAAGCACCGCAGGAAAGGCCTGGACGGCTCGGCTGTCGGGACTCCGGAGCTGCAGACGCTCAACGGCACCGGCCGGCCGGTGCACGGCGGCGACGTCGTCGTGATGGTGACCAACGGGAGGATCTCCTCGCCTGCCCGCGACTTCGCCCGGCACCAGCGCCTACACCTGGTCGACCGGCGAGTGCTGGAGCAGTGGGCCCGGGGCGGGCGACCGCTGTGGGAGATCCTCCCGGCTGTTCCCCCGCCCCGGAAGCCTCCACAGCTTCGCTGAGTTTCATCGCACTGGTGGGCGGGACCATTTGGTCCCGCCCACCGCCATGTCGCCTTGCCGTGAGTCGACGCCGGCGCCGTTCGGTTGTCAGTGCCGTGCGCCAGGATCCCCCCATGGCGAGCCTGGATGAACTGCCCCCGTACCGGCGGGCACAGCTGCTGTGGCGCTGGGCCGACCAGGGCGCCGAGTTCGTCGAGTACCTGGTGCACAACGCCAAGAAACGGCCCTGCGACCTGCCGACTCCGCCGCCCGGGCCGCCGGGCAGAACCCTCGCACTCCCCGGCGACGACGGCCGGTTCCATCTCGATCGGGCGGGCCGGATGCTGTGCGGGGAGACGGAGGCCGCCGGCGTCTGGAGCCATCGCCAGCGCTGCGGGTGGATCGAGCGGGCGCACGGCCCGCAGGAGTGGAAGGGCGGCCGCCTGGACGACCCCGACACGGTGGTCGGGGGCTCCCTTGTCGCCGAGTGGACGGTCCGGGCGACCGGGCCGGGTGTGGATCCGGGCACCGTCGACCGGGCGGACCGCTGCCAGGGCGGGCGGTACGAGCTGATGCACCTATGGCCGCCGCGCCCGGCCCGTACGGCGTCCATCCGGCGCCTGCGTGCGGCGCTGGTCGACGCGCTCGGCGCCGACTGCCACCTGTGCGGCCTGTACCCCGGGTCGATGGTCGACCATGACCATCAGACGGGGCAGGTGAGAGGGTTTCTGTGCGCCTACTGCAACCGGGGGTTGGAGGAGTGCCCGCACCTCACCGACTGTCCGAGGGCCGACTATCTGCTCGTGCCTCCGGCGGCTGGGCTGAACCTCACCTACCCGGCCAGCCAGCAGTGGCGGCCCAAGGAGTCCACCCGCCAGCGGGTGATCGAGCAGCTCGGGTTCGACCCCTTCGAGGGGCTGCACCGAGCTCCGTAGAACGAAGGCAGCGGGCCTTTTCGCGAGAGTTGCGGGGCTAACCCTCGCGTACCGCAAGGTGCGGTCCTGACGCGGACGGGCCGCGTCTCACCCGACCTTGGAGTTCAACGTGAACGGTCTCGACACCCGCACCGCCGTACTGCTGCTGGCGGGCGCCGGCGGTACGTACATCGCCTTTCAGCACCCTGCGGTCGGGGTCTCGCTTCTCGTGGGCCTGGCGGTGGTCGGCCTGCTCCACACCCTGATGCGGTGATGTCCAAGAACCGAACGGCTCGACGGCCGCCAGCTGCCGCTAGTGCGCGTTCAGAAGGGCCGTTCAGGCTGCACTGTCGTACGGTGCCTGGTCCGGCGACGGACGTGTTTCGGCTACAGGCCGATGCCGTACAGCGGGTTGGTCTCGTCCCAGATCCCGGCCTGGTCGAAGTAGCCGGCCAGGGACTTGGAGCCGTCGGTCCAGCCGCCGTGGCGGCCGGTCTCGATGAGGTCCTTGCCGGCCTGCTTGGCGGCGGTGGCGAAGCCGCGGCGCAGGCTGTGTCCGCTCCAGCGGGGCGGGAGGTCGGGCAGCAGCTCGGTGGGGGCGGTCAGGGCGGCGCGGGCGGCGGCCCGGGTCACCGCGTCCCCGATGCCCTCGCCGGTGATCCGGCCGGTGGGGTCACCGATCGGCTGGCCGTGGCGGCGCATCGGGTGGGCGATGCGGCCGTGCCGGTCGATGCGCAGGAACAGCGGGCCGGCGGGATGGCGGCCGTGGTCTAGCAGGCACTGGCGCCAGGCGCGGACTGCGCGGACCGGGCAGGTGGCAGGGTTGGAGCCGTAGGGCACGCCGAGCGGGCCCTCGTGGTTGACCTTCGGGCGCCAGATTTCGACGGCCAGGCCCTCCTCGACCTCGGCGACGTCGGTCCAGTCCAGCAGCCGCAGTTCCGAACGGCGCGCGGCCAGGGCGAAGCCGAGCAGCACGACGGCGACGTCCCGGCGGCCGATCGCCGTGGCGGTGTCGGTGGCGGCGACCATCTTGCGCAGCACGGGCGGGGTGGCGGCGGCCGCTCGGCGGGGCCGA
This window of the Streptomyces canus genome carries:
- a CDS encoding integrase codes for the protein MESVPIVVETTAETVGSTIVSTTARTGGLSAEARAAVEEGIPAETRRGYAGDWARFTAWCSAKGHQPLPASGDTLTEYMTHLKGEDKSPATMDRALASITVAHAAAEVPKPSTTGARRVLKGHEAERKKSKDPRRRPRRAAAATPPVLRKMVAATDTATAIGRRDVAVVLLGFALAARRSELRLLDWTDVAEVEEGLAVEIWRPKVNHEGPLGVPYGSNPATCPVRAVRAWRQCLLDHGRHPAGPLFLRIDRHGRIAHPMRRHGQPIGDPTGRITGEGIGDAVTRAAARAALTAPTELLPDLPPRWSGHSLRRGFATAAKQAGKDLIETGRHGGWTDGSKSLAGYFDQAGIWDETNPLYGIGL
- a CDS encoding restriction endonuclease, with protein sequence MSPRRRRRKSDEDLLVALGGVVVVGLVLVKVGEWVWAHWWVLVVLGLLALLVLAGWIYRQVDQMRTAQLRVEGLTYSLGQLDAMHHSTFENAVRDLLARDGSRDALRCGGRGDLGADVKGHDPLGRLWVIQCKHRRKGLDGSAVGTPELQTLNGTGRPVHGGDVVVMVTNGRISSPARDFARHQRLHLVDRRVLEQWARGGRPLWEILPAVPPPRKPPQLR
- a CDS encoding endonuclease domain-containing protein encodes the protein MASLDELPPYRRAQLLWRWADQGAEFVEYLVHNAKKRPCDLPTPPPGPPGRTLALPGDDGRFHLDRAGRMLCGETEAAGVWSHRQRCGWIERAHGPQEWKGGRLDDPDTVVGGSLVAEWTVRATGPGVDPGTVDRADRCQGGRYELMHLWPPRPARTASIRRLRAALVDALGADCHLCGLYPGSMVDHDHQTGQVRGFLCAYCNRGLEECPHLTDCPRADYLLVPPAAGLNLTYPASQQWRPKESTRQRVIEQLGFDPFEGLHRAP